Proteins encoded by one window of Planktothrix tepida PCC 9214:
- a CDS encoding DEAD/DEAH box helicase, which produces MAILHGSWCITPSRSFFLWGETWRRVTSESLASAPILPYPFALNDTELLTQPILQNIGLSTTLPNLLSPKILALPTDISETVGELTPIYSTATNSPQSHLYPWQINGISLNPKQAFQFLQSLPLSTVTTSESNLGEDLRFWSHLARWSLDLLARSKFLPQLIQQSDKTIIAQWQPLFDSAIDQARLLRFSKQMPTVCRMYQELIESNFIAIDLPLSAQNIIIDFLGTIIDAQVRTVAEEVETKASANTVLLPSTLQAWLQGLGKEENTIQGELTEIESLEIALKNWTSPLQYSLSEQNLFSTAFQLHPPTEDDPNWQLEYCLQAIDDPEFIINTHIIWSHSVESFPYRGRTIKHPQETLLKGLGLASKLYPVIESSLQQARPQSCSLNPLQAYEFLKSYAWRFTDSGLGVILPPSLANRDGWASRLGLSIKAETPKLKTNERLGLKSLLSFKWQLSIGGQTMTKAEFDRLVSKESPLVEINGEWVELRPSDIKAAKTFFSQRKDEMTLSLEDALRLSTGDTQMIEKLPVVNFEAGGKLQELLNTLTNNRSLEPIPNPQNFKGELRPYQARGAGWLSFLEQWGLGACLADDMGLGKTIEFIAFLLHLKEQNSLENPVLLVCPTSVLGNWEREIKRFSPNLKVMVHHGDKRAKGKNFAKIIQDKNLVITSYPLTFRDEKELQGVTWQGLVLDEAQNIKNSDAKQSKTVRNINASFKIALTGTPVENRLSELWSIMDFLNPGYLGQRTFFQRRFAIPIEKYGDTDSLKILRSLVQPFILRRLKTDKDIIQDLPEKQENTVFCPLTTEQATVYQKIVDESLEKIDDAEGIQRRGMILALLVRLKQVCNHPVLIEAKVKNSKKSDKQDLIKTQYSGKLQRLTEMLEEVLEEGDRALIFTQFAEWGKLLQPYLEHHFHREILFLYGSTSKNKREEMIDRFQNDPQAPPIMILSLKAGGVGLNLTRANHVFHFDRWWNPAVENQATDRVFRIGQTRNVQVHKFVCTGTLEEKIHDLIESKKALAEQVVSAGEDWLTALDTDQLRNLLILDRNSIIEEEEE; this is translated from the coding sequence ATGGCAATTCTACATGGAAGTTGGTGCATTACGCCGAGTCGGTCTTTCTTCCTTTGGGGAGAAACCTGGCGACGAGTTACGTCGGAGTCCCTTGCTTCAGCACCCATTCTTCCTTATCCCTTTGCGTTAAACGATACAGAACTCTTAACTCAACCTATTTTACAAAATATTGGGTTATCAACGACTCTCCCTAATCTTCTATCCCCGAAAATTCTAGCACTCCCAACAGATATTTCTGAAACAGTTGGAGAACTCACTCCAATTTATTCTACTGCAACGAATAGTCCTCAATCTCATCTCTATCCTTGGCAAATTAATGGGATTTCTCTTAATCCTAAACAAGCCTTTCAATTTTTACAATCTCTGCCTTTAAGTACCGTAACAACATCAGAATCTAACTTAGGGGAAGATTTACGATTTTGGTCACATCTTGCTCGTTGGAGTTTGGATTTATTGGCTAGATCTAAATTTTTACCCCAATTAATTCAACAATCTGATAAAACGATTATTGCACAATGGCAACCGCTTTTCGATAGTGCCATTGATCAAGCTCGATTATTAAGATTTTCTAAACAAATGCCAACGGTTTGCCGAATGTATCAAGAGTTAATAGAAAGTAATTTTATAGCTATTGATTTACCCTTATCTGCTCAAAATATTATCATTGATTTTCTAGGAACAATCATTGATGCACAAGTGAGAACTGTTGCTGAAGAAGTCGAAACAAAAGCTAGTGCTAATACAGTTTTATTACCCTCAACTCTGCAAGCTTGGTTACAAGGATTAGGGAAAGAAGAAAATACGATTCAGGGAGAATTAACAGAAATAGAATCCTTAGAAATAGCCTTAAAAAATTGGACTTCTCCGCTACAATATTCTTTATCGGAACAAAATCTATTTTCAACAGCTTTTCAGTTACATCCTCCCACAGAAGATGATCCTAATTGGCAGTTAGAATATTGTCTACAAGCTATTGATGATCCTGAATTTATTATCAATACTCATATTATTTGGAGTCATTCAGTTGAGTCCTTTCCCTATCGAGGGAGAACAATTAAACATCCCCAGGAAACGTTGTTAAAAGGCTTGGGTTTGGCTTCTAAATTATATCCTGTTATTGAATCCAGTTTACAACAAGCTCGTCCCCAAAGCTGTAGTTTAAATCCCTTACAAGCTTATGAATTTTTGAAAAGTTATGCTTGGCGTTTTACCGATAGTGGATTAGGAGTAATTTTACCGCCTAGTTTAGCAAATCGAGACGGGTGGGCGAGTCGATTGGGATTAAGTATTAAAGCAGAAACGCCTAAATTAAAAACAAATGAACGGTTAGGATTAAAAAGTTTATTAAGCTTTAAATGGCAATTATCCATTGGTGGACAAACGATGACGAAGGCGGAATTTGATCGCTTAGTTTCTAAAGAAAGTCCGTTAGTAGAAATTAATGGAGAATGGGTTGAGTTACGACCTTCGGATATTAAAGCAGCCAAAACATTTTTTAGTCAGCGTAAAGATGAAATGACTCTTTCTTTAGAAGATGCGTTACGGTTATCAACGGGAGATACTCAAATGATTGAGAAATTACCTGTTGTTAACTTTGAAGCAGGAGGAAAATTACAGGAATTATTAAATACTTTAACCAATAATCGGAGTTTAGAACCCATTCCAAACCCCCAGAATTTTAAAGGGGAATTACGACCTTATCAAGCCAGGGGTGCAGGTTGGTTATCCTTCCTTGAACAATGGGGGTTAGGTGCGTGTTTAGCGGATGATATGGGATTAGGAAAAACAATAGAATTTATTGCATTTTTACTGCATTTAAAAGAACAAAATAGTTTAGAAAATCCCGTATTATTAGTTTGTCCAACATCGGTTTTAGGCAATTGGGAACGGGAAATTAAACGGTTTAGTCCGAATTTAAAAGTGATGGTACATCATGGCGATAAACGTGCAAAAGGCAAAAATTTTGCTAAAATAATTCAAGATAAAAATTTAGTGATTACCAGCTATCCTCTAACCTTTAGAGATGAAAAGGAATTGCAGGGGGTAACTTGGCAAGGACTGGTATTAGATGAAGCCCAAAATATTAAAAATTCTGATGCAAAACAATCTAAAACTGTTAGAAATATTAACGCATCCTTTAAAATTGCTTTAACGGGAACTCCGGTGGAAAATCGCTTATCAGAATTGTGGTCAATTATGGATTTTTTAAATCCAGGGTACTTAGGACAACGAACATTTTTTCAACGACGGTTTGCGATTCCGATTGAAAAATATGGAGATACGGACTCTTTAAAAATATTGCGATCGCTAGTTCAACCTTTTATTTTACGTCGGTTAAAAACCGATAAAGATATTATTCAAGATTTACCCGAGAAACAAGAAAATACTGTCTTTTGTCCCTTAACCACTGAACAAGCAACCGTATATCAAAAAATTGTTGATGAATCTTTAGAAAAAATTGATGATGCGGAAGGAATTCAACGCCGAGGAATGATTCTAGCATTATTAGTGAGGCTGAAACAGGTTTGTAATCATCCCGTTTTAATTGAAGCTAAAGTTAAAAATAGTAAAAAATCAGACAAACAAGATTTAATTAAAACCCAATATTCAGGAAAATTACAACGGTTGACAGAAATGCTAGAAGAGGTTTTAGAAGAAGGTGATCGCGCTTTAATTTTTACTCAATTTGCAGAATGGGGAAAATTATTACAACCCTATTTAGAACATCATTTTCACCGAGAAATATTATTTTTGTATGGGAGTACGTCAAAAAATAAACGGGAAGAAATGATTGATCGGTTTCAAAACGATCCACAAGCTCCACCGATTATGATATTATCTTTAAAAGCCGGAGGAGTGGGTTTAAATTTAACCCGTGCTAATCATGTTTTTCATTTTGACCGATGGTGGAACCCAGCCGTCGAAAATCAAGCTACGGATCGAGTTTTTAGAATTGGTCAAACTCGGAATGTACAAGTGCATAAATTTGTTTGTACCGGAACATTAGAAGAAAAAATTCATGATTTAATTGAAAGTAAAAAAGCCTTAGCCGAACAAGTCGTGAGTGCAGGAGAAGATTGGTTAACGGCTTTAGATACCGATCAACTCAGAAATTTATTAATATTAGATCGAAACTCAATTATTGAGGAGGAAGAGGAATAG
- a CDS encoding SWIM zinc finger family protein, whose translation MVDYTIDANKEWWSQQWLDLLDKYRFKKRLERARNYARQGNVLNIDFKDQKVLAQVQGTQPEPYTVSLWLDIFSDEEWDYIIETLSQRAIFSAKLLAGEMPQDIEDVFAANGLRLFPFSLDNVHSECSCPDKANPCKHIGAVYYMLGDRFSEDPFVLFQLRGRTQEQIITTLRQLRVQSEEDINVSTTETTTIKSNPHSPKLNQFWNYSEQLDPALVVITPPPGSETVLDVLGTIPLAPIAVNSNNRSASSATDIVMQYLQTVYKNVSQQAVLVALNREET comes from the coding sequence ATGGTAGACTATACAATAGACGCAAACAAAGAATGGTGGTCACAACAATGGTTAGATTTATTAGATAAATATCGGTTTAAAAAACGGCTTGAACGAGCGAGAAATTATGCCAGACAAGGGAATGTTTTAAACATTGACTTTAAAGATCAAAAGGTTTTAGCCCAAGTTCAAGGAACTCAACCCGAACCTTATACGGTTTCCTTGTGGTTAGATATATTTAGTGATGAAGAATGGGATTATATTATTGAAACTTTATCGCAACGAGCTATTTTTAGTGCTAAATTATTAGCGGGAGAAATGCCACAGGATATTGAGGATGTATTTGCTGCTAATGGGTTAAGATTATTTCCCTTTTCCTTGGATAATGTTCATTCTGAATGTAGTTGTCCTGACAAAGCCAATCCCTGTAAACATATTGGTGCAGTTTATTATATGTTGGGTGATCGCTTTAGTGAAGATCCGTTTGTTTTATTTCAACTTCGGGGAAGAACCCAAGAACAAATTATTACAACGTTACGTCAACTGCGGGTTCAAAGTGAAGAAGATATTAACGTTTCTACCACAGAAACAACAACCATAAAATCTAACCCCCATTCTCCTAAACTCAATCAATTTTGGAATTATTCTGAACAACTAGACCCAGCTTTAGTTGTGATTACACCTCCTCCAGGGAGTGAAACCGTGCTAGATGTTTTAGGTACAATTCCATTAGCACCTATTGCTGTAAATTCTAATAATCGTTCTGCTTCATCGGCTACCGATATTGTGATGCAATATTTACAAACAGTCTATAAAAATGTTAGTCAACAAGCGGTTTTAGTTGCACTTAATCGCGAAGAAACCTAA
- a CDS encoding Fe(3+) ABC transporter substrate-binding protein — MKNITRRGFLTLGTALAVVAVGGLTPMQRSQANPQVVNVYSARHYDSDNQLYQSFTNKTGIKVNIVEGKAEELVERIKSEGANSPADILITVDAGNLWRAQQQGIFQPISSAILNQAIPANLREPNGNWFGFSKRARVIVYNKAKVNPAQLSTYEDLANPKWKGKILARSSNNIYNQSLVASMVGESGTTNAEKWVKGFVANFGRPPEGNDVSQIKAVASGVGQLTLANTYYLARLAGSQKPEDKAIASKVGLFFPNQRAQGTHTNISGAGVIKTAPNKAGAIKFLEFLASPEAQKIFAQSAFEYPAVAGVPVSPVLASYGTFKSDPMNVAAYGKFNAEAIQIMDRAGWK, encoded by the coding sequence ATGAAAAATATCACTAGACGTGGGTTCCTCACCCTTGGAACAGCCTTGGCTGTAGTTGCAGTTGGAGGACTTACCCCGATGCAACGTAGTCAAGCTAACCCCCAAGTTGTTAATGTTTACTCGGCTCGTCATTACGATAGTGACAATCAGCTTTATCAAAGTTTTACAAACAAAACGGGGATTAAAGTCAATATTGTTGAAGGGAAAGCCGAGGAATTAGTCGAACGAATCAAAAGTGAAGGAGCCAATAGTCCAGCAGATATTTTAATTACTGTTGATGCTGGGAACCTTTGGAGAGCGCAACAACAGGGAATTTTTCAACCTATTTCTTCTGCGATTTTAAATCAAGCCATTCCAGCTAATTTAAGAGAACCTAATGGGAATTGGTTTGGGTTTTCTAAACGGGCGAGAGTCATTGTTTATAATAAAGCTAAAGTCAATCCGGCTCAATTGTCTACCTATGAAGATTTAGCAAATCCTAAATGGAAAGGAAAAATACTGGCTCGTTCTTCTAATAATATTTATAACCAATCTTTAGTGGCTTCAATGGTTGGAGAAAGTGGAACTACCAATGCAGAAAAATGGGTGAAAGGATTTGTGGCTAATTTTGGCAGACCCCCGGAAGGAAATGATGTTTCTCAAATTAAGGCTGTGGCTTCGGGTGTGGGACAGTTAACTTTAGCAAATACCTATTATTTAGCCCGTTTAGCAGGGTCTCAAAAACCTGAAGATAAAGCAATTGCAAGTAAAGTTGGGTTATTTTTTCCCAACCAACGAGCTCAGGGAACCCACACCAATATTAGTGGTGCAGGGGTGATTAAAACGGCTCCTAATAAAGCGGGAGCGATTAAATTTTTAGAGTTTTTAGCAAGTCCAGAAGCTCAAAAGATTTTTGCTCAAAGTGCTTTTGAATATCCAGCCGTTGCGGGTGTTCCTGTCTCTCCAGTTTTAGCCAGTTATGGTACATTTAAAAGTGATCCGATGAATGTTGCAGCCTATGGCAAATTTAATGCAGAGGCGATTCAAATTATGGATCGCGCCGGCTGGAAATAG
- a CDS encoding pentapeptide repeat-containing protein — protein sequence MLLALLKTPSALAENYEKRTLLNADFSGQVLTDSEFDFANLRGSNFSHADLHGVSLFGAKLQDVNLEGADLRNSTLDMARLRRTNLKNAILEGSYAYNAEFEGAIIEGADFTDVMLSRDDQLTLCKVATGTNPVTGRNTRDTLDCD from the coding sequence ATGCTTCTGGCCCTGTTGAAAACGCCATCCGCCCTCGCTGAAAATTATGAAAAGCGCACTTTATTAAATGCAGACTTTTCGGGTCAAGTGTTAACAGACTCAGAATTTGACTTTGCAAATTTACGCGGAAGTAACTTTAGCCATGCAGATTTACATGGCGTCAGTTTATTTGGAGCTAAACTCCAAGATGTGAATCTCGAAGGTGCGGATCTGAGAAATTCCACCTTGGATATGGCTCGTTTGAGGCGGACAAACCTCAAAAACGCTATCCTTGAAGGCTCTTATGCCTATAACGCTGAATTTGAAGGGGCAATCATTGAAGGGGCTGATTTTACCGATGTGATGTTAAGCCGGGATGATCAACTTACCCTCTGCAAGGTAGCGACAGGAACCAACCCGGTCACAGGACGCAATACCCGCGATACACTCGATTGTGATTAA
- a CDS encoding YraN family protein: MSKTIGSLGEQWVGFWLESQGWQILHHQWYCRFGEIDLIALYRGQGTVPILSFVEVKTRSQRNWDEGGLLAITPGKQAKLIQAAELFLSDRPDLIEYPCRFDVALVRCDRYPTPTPISADSPPFPDSIKVGQPFFLKGYRLLLQDYIESAFS, encoded by the coding sequence ATGTCTAAAACGATTGGTTCTTTAGGGGAACAATGGGTCGGCTTTTGGTTAGAAAGCCAAGGTTGGCAAATTTTGCATCATCAATGGTATTGTCGATTTGGAGAAATTGATTTAATTGCTTTGTATCGGGGACAGGGGACTGTTCCAATTTTGAGTTTTGTTGAAGTTAAAACCCGTAGTCAACGGAATTGGGATGAGGGGGGACTTTTAGCTATTACTCCGGGTAAACAAGCAAAATTGATTCAAGCAGCGGAATTATTTTTAAGTGATCGCCCGGATTTAATCGAATATCCTTGTCGGTTTGATGTGGCTTTAGTGCGTTGTGATCGCTATCCAACCCCTACCCCAATCTCTGCGGACAGCCCCCCTTTTCCTGATAGCATAAAAGTCGGTCAACCTTTTTTCCTCAAGGGCTACCGACTTCTATTACAAGATTATATTGAATCTGCTTTTAGCTAA